The following are from one region of the Betta splendens chromosome 15, fBetSpl5.4, whole genome shotgun sequence genome:
- the pprc1 gene encoding peroxisome proliferator-activated receptor gamma coactivator-related protein 1 encodes MAARWRVGEETLTACNMDLFPLDTLDEASALNSVETLEVLQSCIDPTILSIFEDMPAIEAKGLDDDESEATLLTALTEILDNVDDENLSPFDTLPDSDLLSNQKGREHSPLRRLLGQTRSPPEKDLLFSSRPISTGKTLPRMQPDSLQRSDGEEEDENSLTPSPVRHSLSPDHSLLDWEGLSLPLPVNFEQDTQDGLSVSLGDLVRHMHPYCMAICMENDDAEQMLPEGGILLEVVDQAENGDPILAIPDLGLPLPLPLIEQSTENEQNLADEATEEASDSSEHIFVVVDDDDVTVTEPLQKAASATLEVCSDAKDKTITKKQKEDIKEKFPCRRRRKKKCKEEPQPQPMEGRVLRSGRVSGMSQEAARKPQNKSVKKEKKSKVPKVPPAATLTSFSEKPKEINLCQAKTRAGITATALLPAMHTQAPTSVLTRQDKVPVNSGLAKSRSVCSPPTQNSQKAVEVEKRPAPASEKLEAPSVAPLAVLPPPSSESPAAAAAPSPVTPHMAPPVNEALLPVAPAAPEPKPKSLSLAEYRRLRQQKKPAPMGNQDGNSTKWPSLQELPKELPPIPCLPDPTTKDRRPVTTKEVVEIKPAWQPRGPAAPPTPEALLAPPAYMVSSSSKVSAATTVPKPQQTPSPIQKPPVPAPSAAEKLSTLQTATVQPAVTTVPQSSASLEVGQPNSSPVLSTGNGAYPKSAELPKSCPQTTTEVIKPTAAKVSVPSVPQNTTVSMRVPEATTATSLNKPSRSSKVTVSVNSSSASRHSEPQSLKVRPVALETKGNCTTSPKRTKSPTQELIESFTTEMGIEASDLTSLLEQFEETQAKEEHCVPEVSGRAAAVGNSSVELAPENTIVERVKANHVSSTAALTPPATPPHQMWKPLAPVALLGKGKATETTKLSSSKAIQIEPRPLPSVRSRSQPTPAVATIAPHLACMDHDYCLPNRGASDGEQGKRWNVKQQAFITIKPIKQQTAATTQTPPAKAQPAITPKVKHFPSTKPLEHRTDGIERNSVLETPDASPARQDSDFNVKESPRRRSYRRHTSQAPSLRSGARSRKRSHRSSSPVSSDSESDSHSLRSRSPPKKRYRSRISESSSSSSSRSSSRSSPSVSRSPPRRRRYSYSSSRSGSWSRSRSRSRSPDRRAQWSGSRRMHSPSYSPGYGHGLKIDSEEMRRRKEKAIEERRVVYVGRIRGSMTQKELRERFSLFGEIEDCTLHFRDQGDNYGFVTYYNTHNAFTAIENGSKLRKPDELPFDLCFGGRRQFCKTNYSDLDSSREYDPFPAKRKFNALDFDTLLKQAQQKMKR; translated from the exons ATGGCGGCGCGGTGGAGAGTAGGCGAGGAGACTTTAACTGCGTGCAATATGGATTTATTCCCCTTGGACACACTCGACGAG GCTTCTGCCCTGAACTCTGTAGAAACCCTGGAAGTCCTGCAGAGTTGCATAGACCCCACGATCCTTTCTATATTTGAAGACATGCCAGCGATAGAG GCTAAAGGACTGGATGATGATGAGAGCGAAGCCACGCTGCTAACCGCCCTGACGGAGATCCTTGACAACGTGGATGATGAGAACTTGTCCCCGTTCGACACCCTGCCAGACTCTGACCTGCTGTCAAATCAGAAGGGCAGGGAACACTCCCCG CTCAGGAGATTGCTGGGTCAAACCCGTTCCCCACCTGAAAAAGACTTGCTTTTTAGCTCAAGACCCATATCAACTGGAAAG aCTCTTCCCAGAATGCAGCCAGACTCTCTCCAAAGGAGTGACggggaagaggaagatgagaatTCCCTCACTCCAAGCCCAGTGAGGCACAGTTTGTCTCCTGACCACAGCCTCTTGGACTGGGAGGGCCTCAGCCTCCCGCTTCCTGTGAACTTTGAGCAGGATACTCAGGATGGTCTTTCAGTTAGTCTGGGGGATTTGGTCAGGCACATGCACCCATACTGTATGGCCATTTGCATGGAGAATGATGATGCGGAACAGATGTTGCCTGAAGGTGGCATCTTGCTCGAGGTTGTGGACCAGGCGGAGAATGGAGATCCCATCCTGGCCATTCCAGACCTGGGTCTCCCGCTACCTCTGCCCCTTATAGAACAGTCTACAGAAAATGAGCAGAATTTGGCTGATGAAGCAACAGAGGAGGCCTCAGACAGCTCTGAGCATATATTTGTagttgttgatgatgatgatgtaacaGTCACTGAGCCGCTACAGAAGGCAGCCTCTGCAACACTAGAAGTGTGTTCAGATGCAAAGGACAAGACGATcactaaaaaacaaaaggaggacaTTAAAGAGAAATTCCCTTGTCgcaggagaaggaaaaagaaaTGTAAGGAAGAGCCACAGCCCCAACCTATGGAAGGTAGGGTTCTTAGAAGTGGCAGAGTAAGTGGAATGTCACAGGAGGCAGCTCGAAAGCCCCAAAATAAGTCTgttaaaaaagagaagaaatcTAAAGTACCAAAGGTTCCTCCTGCAGCAACTCTAACTTCTTTCTCTGAAAAACCAAAGGAAATAAATTTGTGCCAAGCTAAGACTCGAGCAGGAATCACGGCGACAGCACTGTTGCCTGccatgcacacacaagcacctACGTCTGTATTAACCAGACAGGACAAAGTTCCAGTGAACAGTGGCCTGGCGAAAAGTCGGTCAGTCTGTTCACCCCCAACACAGAACTCCCAGAAGGCCGTTGAAGTAGAGAAACGGCCGGCTCCAGCCTCTGAGAAGCTGGAGGCCCCGTCAGTGGCTCCCCTGGCTGTGCTGCCCCCACCGTCTTCAGAaagccctgcagctgctgctgctcctagtCCCGTAACGCCCCACATGGCTCCACCTGTTAATGAGGCCCTTCTTCCTGTGGCCCCAGCGGCCCCAGAACCAAAGCCCAAGTCGCTCAGTTTAGCAGAATACCGGCGGCTCCGGCAGCAAAAAAAGCCTGCTCCGATGGGAAACCAAGATGGCAACAGCACCAAATGGCCCAGCCTGCAGGAGCTTCCCAAAGAGCTTCCCCCAATCCCCTGCCTGCCCGACCCCACCACCAAGGATCGACGACCCGTCACAACAAAGGAGGTGGTTGAGATCAAGCCTGCTTGGCAGCCAAGGGGACCTGCTGCACCACCGACGCCCGAGGCACTTCTGGCCCCGCCGGCCTACATGGTTTCCTCATCTAGCAAAGTTTCAGCTGCTACTACTGTTCCCAAACCTCAGCAAACGCCTTCTCCCATTCAGAAGCCCCCAGTTCCTGCCCCCAGTGCAGCGGAAAAACTGTCTACACTGCAAACCGCCACTGTGCAGCCTGCAGTAACTACTGTGCCTCAGAGCTCCGCGTCTCTAGAAGTCGGTCAGCCCAACTCGTCCCCTGTGCTTTCTACTGGCAATGGTGCATATCCCAAGTCTGCAGAACTCCCAAAGTCCTGTCCTCAAACCACTACAGAGGTGATCAAACCAACTGCTGCTAAGGTGTCTGTTCCCAGTGTCCCACAGAACACCACTGTTTCCATGAGGGTGCCTGAAGCCACTACTGCTACCTCATTAAATAAACCCAGCAGGTCCTCAAAAGTTACAGTCAGTGTTAACTCTTCTTCAGCCTCTCGTCATTCTGAACCCCAGAGTCTGAAGGTACGACCTGTTGCGCTTGAAACTAAAGGGAACTGCACTACTTCGCCGAAAAGGACAAAGAGCCCCACACAGGAGCTGATCGAGTCCTTCACCACAGAGATGG GTATTGAAGCATCTGATCTGACCAGCCTTCTGGAACAGTTTGAGGAAACACAAG CCAAAGAGGAGCATTGTGTGCCGGAGGTCTCTGGTAGAGCAGCAGCTGTAGGAAACTCGAG TGTTGAGTTGGCTCCTGAGAACACGATTGTGGAGCGTGTGAAAGCTAACCATGTCTCAAGCACTGCAG CTTTGACTCCTCCAGCCACTCCTCCCCACCAGATGTGGAAACCTCTGGCCCCGGTGGCTCTACTAGGAAAGGGCAAGGCCACCGAGACCACCAAGTTGAGCTCTTCCAAGGCAATCCAGATTGAACCCCGGCCGCTGCCCTCGGTCCGGTCCCGCAGCCAACCCACTCCTGCTGTCGCTACCATAGCGCCCCACTTGGCGTGCATGGACCATGACTACTGCCTCCCCAACAGAGGCGCTTCTGATGGAGAGCAAGGGAAGCGTTGGAATGTCAAACAGCAGGCGTTTATCACGATTAAGCCAATTAAACAACAAACGGCAGCCACTACACAGACTCCACCTGCCAAGGCACAACCTGCAATTACACCTAAAGTGAAACATTTTCCATCGACGAAGCCTCTGGAACACAGAACTGATGGCATAGAAAGAAATTCCGTTCTGGAAACTCCTGATGCTTCTCCTGCTCGACAGGACAGTGATTTCAATGTTAAAGAGAGTCCAAGGAGAAGGTCCTACCGTCGACATACTTCACAGGCACCCAGCCTCAGATCTGGAGCTCGGTCTAGAAAAAGATCCCATCGATCTTCCAGTCCTGTGTCCAGCGATTCAGAGTCAGACTCTCATTCCTTGAGATCACGCTCACCACCTAAGAAAAG GTATCGTTCTCGTATCTCTGAGAGCAGTTCCAGCTCCTCATCCCGTTCTTCGTCCcgttcctctccctctgtgtcccGCTCTCcgcccaggaggaggaggtactCCTACTCTTCCTCTCGTTCTGGCTCGTGGAGTCGCTCCAGGTCACGATCTCGATCCCCTGATAGACGAGCACAGTGGAGTGGAAGCAGAAGAATGCACAg TCCCTCATACAGTCCTGGATACGGTCACGGTTTAAAGATAGATAGTGAGGAGATGAGAAGGCGCAAAGAGAAAGCCATT gagGAGCGCAGAGTTGTTTATGTTGGTCGAATTCGAGGTTCAATGACCCAGAAAGAGCTCAGGGAGCGTTTCTCTTTATTTGGTGAGATTGAAGACTGCACCCTGCACTTTAGAGACCAAGG GGACAACTATGGGTTTGTGACCTATTACAACACCCACAACGCTTTCACTGCTATTGAAAATGGAAGCAAGCTGCGCAAACCTGATGAGCTGCCATTTGATCTTTGTTTTGGTGGGAGAAGACAGTTCTGCAAGACCAACTATTCTGACTTGG ATTCAAGCAGAGAGTATGATCCATTTCCTGCAAAAAGGAAGTTTAATGCACTAGACTTCGACACTTTATTGAAGCAGGCACAGCAGAAAATGAAGAGGTAA